Genomic segment of Triticum aestivum cultivar Chinese Spring chromosome 6A, IWGSC CS RefSeq v2.1, whole genome shotgun sequence:
CACCTTTGGGATGTAGGGCCACAACAAAGGGCAGGTCTAAGGTTCGCGGCCAGTGGGAGAGGTCAAAGTGTTACGCATGGGGCGACCTGAAGAATAATACATTTTCTTAGGTTCCTTTTGCAAGCTACAATCATAAAAGGGGAAATCAGTATTCAGCTAGTAGCACTTTTGGTTGGAACAAAGTCCATGCCAAAAACTCAGGATGCATATACATGCATAGTGCCTTCTTTTTCCATGGAAATTAATTCCTCAGTTCTGAACACGCTTCTTCCTCTTATTCTTCATAACTCATAGGATGTTGGATAAtactacatagtactccctccgtaaactaatataagagcgtttagatcactattttagtgttctaaacacttttatattagtttacagagagagTAGTACTTATTCTAGATACGGAATTGATGGATCAGTGGTGGCTGGCTGCCGGCTGCGGGTAGCTTGCGCTCTTGAGCAAGGAGAGGTAGCCACCCTCCAGGTTCTTCACATTCGTGAATCCCTGCGCCATCAAACCGGTAAGCCAGCAGGTCGACGAATCAATAAATCAGAAGGTAACCAACAAAGTGTCACGGATCCACTTAGTActtacggcggcgacgaggtctgCGGTGGCGAGCCTTGACCGGATCCCGGAGCGGCAGCCAACGAGGAACCGGTCCTCCTTGGCGTGGAGCGCGGCGACCTGGTCGACGAAGTGAGGGTTGTGCTCCTTGCCGTGAGGGGTGACGGAGAGGTAGTATGGTACGTTGCGCGCGCCGGCGACATGGCCCTTGTCGAAGTCCTCCCACATGCGCACGTCCACGTACCCGTACTGCCCCGAGGCCAGCAGTGCGCAAGCCGCCTCGGGGTCAACACTCTCTACGGGCACTGCCGCGCCGCTGCCGCTGCTTCTCAGGGAGCCCATGGTGTATGGAGGATTTGAGCAGGGAAGAAGAAGACAGGGGGGCGTGTTGATGTGTTTGGCTCCGGGGGCTGTGGAGCGGATTGGGTGATGCCTTGATGGAAAGATAGGTGCTGCCAACAGGTGTTTATTTATAGGAGAGGAGGCAGCGGTTGATGCCTTCACGTCCGGGTAGCCGCATCCATCACTTTCTCATCGTATAAAGTCGCCTCGTTCCCATTCGTCTCCGCTGTGTCGATCCTATCTTGTTTCAATGCATGAGCAAGTTATATATGGAAATGTCAGACGGACGCAGCTGTCCTGATCCCGAgctcaaataaaataaaaaagaattcaaataattccaaaaaaaattgggtGAAACTATGACAAAAGTTATATAGCTTTCAAAATTCCATCATCATATGACACTCGTGGAAAATGTCGTAAAAAACAAAATCGATGATCCAAAATGTTATGGAAATATTTTGCAAGCTATTGGAAACATTTCTCAAAGTTTcagcaaaaaaaaattaggatttttttaaattttaaATTTTTTACTGTTCGTCCCAGCTCATGTGAGCTCGggatatacatacatactatatttATTTCATGTGATAAAATTTTGCAAGCTATGGAAATATTTGTCAAAGTTTCAgacaaaaaaaatcagattttttttattttttactattGGTCCGAGCTCATGTGAGCTCGggatatacatacatactatatttATTTCCTGTGAATTAAATAACAAAACTTGTAGTAACAATCTCCTTTTGCACCCTCTTATTATTAATTGAAGCTCATCTGCGCTTGCGTGTGAATGGTGATGCCAAAGCTCGAGGTGCATTATTCTAGCCAGCtatagcatcagtacagacacaagcgctcatatacacgcgcatacactcacccttatgaacgcacacacgcacaccctatcccctatgagcacctccgagagactgagccggcatatcatcttgagatttacgaagttaccgtaggcgcctcgtcgtcgacggaaacgtctcctcccactgaaagcgcatcgccggaaattctgaaataaatccaagaataatgtgagcaccaggatttgaaccctgatgaaTTGGAGAtatcactgtccacctaaccaactcaaccacaggttgatttgCTAGCCAGCTATTATTGATTGGTTGGCCAGCTCGAGGTGCGTTATTGTTAGGTAAGACTGGTAAGAGAGGGAAGACAAGTCCACCTTTACCATGATGAAGATGCGGCGACACGGCCAGGGGACACGAATAACCAAAGTTGAATCTAGTGTGCGCCACGTACGCTCCCGATAAGCGAGCTGATAAGATATGTTGCCTGAAAACGACCCAACGTGTGGTTTCTCTTTCCATCGGAAGAAGCAAACAATTCAATCATGGAGGACATGAAAAGGATTGCCTCGGTGGGGGCTCCTCCTACTTGTCTGCTTATCCTATCCATGGACATTTCAGTCCTCCCATGCCTTGCACATATTCTCTTGATGTCCTCTAAAAAATAGATTTATAACTTAATTATTGGTTTATTAAAAAAAGTATTGTCTTAGTTCCACAAAAGAAGTTTTTTGGACGTACAACCAAGTTCTGGAAACAATTCCAGTTTTGTACTGTCCAACATGATTTTTTGTATAATTTATCTCAATATAAATATCTGGAAATTTTTTTGTCTTCGATAATTTTGGCTGCCCATGTATTATTTAATGAAATTGTTAACTGATGAGCATTCCAAATATTGGGACAAATCCAAACTCATAGTTTGTCATCCAATGCGCATCTAGCAGCCACGTTTGTCACTAGTTGTTGCCGTGCATGCTATTCTTGCGGGGCACTGAGGGATTGGTGGCCCTCCTTATCCGTTAGTGCGTCGTGGACGGTTTGATCGACTAGTTTCATATATGAAAGGTGGgtcttgttagaataaatctgaggtaCGCGGTCGATTCACCGAGGAACAAGCAATCACAGACAacgacgacaccgagatttgttaacgaggttcggcgaactcgcctactccccggggcaatgactacgggcgctccttcccgagataccgcaacaccggccacctgggcgccggcacaagccgccGGCACCCCCTTGCGAGCCTGTCGCTATCTAGTCGTCATGGGTTACAACGTGGGGTGCCTCCTCATATATAAGAGGCCAAGGGTATAACGTGTCCGACTCCGACACTACAAGTATCCTACCCACACTACAACACCAAGTCCAAGCGTAACCCAACTAGTACAAAATATTCGACACAAacacaacaaactccaccttggcgaatattctccaccaccttgaatttgtccatgcgtcaaacttcaaTGTACTTCGGACTTGTGATGTCTTCTTCGTAGCTTACTGAGAGCTACTCGACGAGTCTGCCCCAGACCCGCTGCCGCCGTGAGACCCCGCTGCTACTCCCGCAACTCTAGTCTCCGTGACTCCACCTGCAATAGTGCTCCCTTGCAACTTGTAAAGATGCGAAGCCGTCCTCTCTCCAATCATCACGGTCACCTCATCTTCTATGATTCTCATGGCCTTCTTATCCCGATCACAACGGAATACCATACCATCATCATGAAGAACACCAAGCGAAATTAGATTCCTCCTTAGCCCTGGCACATGCTTGACTCCCCGAAGCATCCGCTCAACTCCGTCAAACATCTTGATTTTGATGTCACCTACTCCAGAAACACGATAACCTGTGTCATTGCCCACATAGGCTAAACCAAACTCACCAGACTTGTACGAAGAAAACCACTCCCTGTTGGGTGTCGCATGAAAAGAGCAAGCTGAATCCAACATCCACGCTTCACCTTTGGTTGACCGCCTGTCTGATACTATGAGAACATCACTACTGCTGTCTGAGTTATCACCATGAGTTGCCTTATTAGCACTTGCCCCACCATTGAGTTCTGGACAGTCCTTTCTCATATGTCCCCACTGCTTACACTTGTGACACCgtatattctttttctttttcttgttcttcccAGCCTCATATCCCTTCCGCCACTGCTCACCCTTGACTAGCAAACCTTCACCATGAGAGACTTCCACCGCGTTCTTCTTTCTCATATCATAAGATAGCAATGCCGCAGTAATATCCTCATTCTTGACGGTCTCCTTGCCGTGCGCCAAAGTAGTGATCAAGTACTCATAGGATGATGGCAATGAACAAAGAAGCGGAATTGCCCTATCCTCGTCGTCAACCGTTGCACCCAAGCGTGCTAGATCCGTCACGACTTGATTAAAGGCGTTCATATACTCCACAAGATTCGACCCCTCCTGCATCCTCATCCCATATAACTTTTGCTTCATATACACCTTGGTTGTCGCAGTCTTGGACATAAACTGACTTTCCAGCTTCTTCCAAATCCTCTTCGGCGAATtctcatccatcacatgataaataACCTGGTCCGACAGACACAACCGTATAGTCCCGGCTGCTTTCAACTGTAACTCCTCCCAGTCATCCGCCTTCATCTTAGCTGGCTTGGCTTCCTTcaacaacgccttcaagcatccttGTTGTGCCAACAAATTTTTCACCCTTGTCTGCCATAATCCAAAGCTTCCAGTTCcattgaacttctccacctcaaacctggtacccgATGGCGCCATGGTTCTTTGTATGGCTGACCCTGCGAAAAAATAACCGAACAGTTTTCCCGTGATCCCCAAGTACAAGAACAGAACCTCTGTCTACTACTAGCAATCTAGCTAGTTGGTCTTGACGTGAAGTGCTCCTGTCTTGGCCCAACTTCCCGGATGCTAGCGAACTTGCTTTGCCTAAGCCCTTGCTTTCCAATGGATGCAACCAGCGATGGCTTTTTCTTCCGCTGAATCTCGATCTACCTCTTTGCGTCCAGCCGCTGCTGCTTTTAACATGTGCGTGCATGGGTGCAGCTGTCCGGCTCGAAGACGACTTCTTCCAGGACTCGGTCCCTTTTGTTTCCAAAACAATCTCGGTAGCTTATGGCCTGCACGCAACGCGCTGGACTGCTACACGCCTGGCTCAAGCCCGTGCGCACGTCTTGGAGTCCCTGGGCCGCACGCGTGCGCCCGACTCGGTCGGCTCGGCTAGATTCACTGGCCTCACACGCGTCTATGCCTTGGACTTCCATCGTTGCACGGCTGCACGCCTTTCCTGTCCgagccgctgctgctgcctccgCGTGATGCTTTCCGATCTCGGCGAGATCCCATCGAATAAGTCGAACCGTGGTATACGCAACGAGCTCAACAATGGCCTTCCTCTGGATCAACGCACAACAACCTCTTtgtaaccttgctcatgataccacttgttagaataaatctgagatACGCGGTCGATCCACCGAGGAACAAGCAATCACAGACAacgacgacaccgagatttgttaacgaggttcggcGAACTCGCCTACTTCCCGGGgcaatgactacgggcgctcctccccgagataccgcaacaccggccacctgggcgccggcacaagccgccGGCACCCCCTTGCGAGCCTGTCGCTATCTAGTTGTCATGGGTTACAACGTGGGGTGCCTCCTCATATATAAGAGGCCAAGGGTACAACGTGTCCGACTCCGACACTACAAGTATCCTGCCCACACTACAACACCAAGTCCAAGCGTAACCCAACTAGTACAAAATATTTGACACAAACACAACAGGTCTGAGGGTTTCTAAGGCCCACCTCACAGTTATTTTGTCGTGTGTTCTGCTCGTGACCCCTCACGTTGACTTCGATGCCACGGCAAAATGCTCCCACTCGCATGCATTCTAGGGGGCAGGTGTAAGTTGTTGATTTTGGAAATCGTGCTTCCTCGACCCCATCCCTGTTCCCCTCCGCTCTCATCAACGGTAGAATTGGCGTGCAGATTCTGCCGGTCTCCGACGGCTTTGCGGTGTAGCGCATCAAATCGCAGGTGAGTGGCTCTTTCCCCAATCCCCGAATGCATCCTCCATTTTTTCAGCATTGTTCCTCATTGCCCCTTGTGTTGCAGCATGATGATGTGTGGAAGAGTGGAGTCCTGGGGGTTTTGATAGGGGGTGGGATCCTCTCACGACATCCCATGAGTTTCGTTTTGAAAGAGATGACGTGGTTGTATTGGTGAACATTCGCGCAGGTGATTTTTTGGTTGAACAATACGGCGAGGCGGGAGGGCTGGTTGGTTTCAATCCGGCGGAATAGGGCCTTACATCCAATGTGGTTCAAAACTGTGCTGGGCAATATCGTTATGTGATGTCTATGGATGAGTGAGTGATGAATGTATTTTTTGGAGATTCTGGGATGGAGTTATGTGGCGATTTTGTTTTTTTGGGTGGATTCTGAATACAAAATCAACACCGCACCATCCATAATTTTCTGAACCATGTACCAAATTGACCAGATTAATTTGACTCCATTCTTTTTAGGTATACCATCTTGCTGCAATAAGGTGTACACTTTCTTGATAAAATTTCCCAAACAGTATACATTCCGTACAAAATTACCATGGTCGTAGTATTGGATTTACCAGGGACTTGTATCATTGGTACTTGGCATGGACCTTTAATTTTCCCTATGTTAATTCTCATCTCTCAGTTAATTTATCTCAAGGCTAGCAATTTTTTCTAGCAAACTTACAATACATGTCCGAGCAATGTTAATTAGTGAGTATATATATCATGTACCATAATTACCAGTAATGTTGTGGGAAAATGTCCAGTCCTGGTCTACAAAAATTAGGCATGGTCATGCCTTTTATGAAAAATAGTTGAATTCACTATTGGTAGTGCAAAATCATGGTAGTTATATTGGTGTTATCAGGCACTTTTGTGAATGATAGCCATCAGGCATGCGTCTCTCCAATTTCCCCCCATGTGAATTCTCATGGATAAGATCAGTAAAATCATAGTTGACAGGATAGTTCTATACAAATTCCCGTGGATGTAGTAGGATGCATGCCAGCAATGTTCTATACAAATAACCATTGCTGTTGTAGGCAAAGTACTAGGCATATATTTTAGCAAATTTACCAGACTGCATACACAGTAATCATAATGTACATGCTAGCGCAGTTTATCTTTTGTTTGTTTTGTACTATGGACTCACGTCCACATCTTGGTGATGTTCAAAACTTTTCCTCTTCTCCTTGCTCCACTCATCGATGGTCGCCACTCTGCTCGCTGACCACAATTTCATTGCCTTCTCCACATCACTATATCATCCAACGACTATATGGCCCCACTAAGGGCTAAGAGGGGCCGCCTTCCTTGGGAAAGCTTGGCTTCATGTCTCTGATCACGCTCTAATACCAATTGATGGGATGCGTTCACAGAATAATAGCCAAACTATACCCAAAAAAAACTATGGCCAAGGGTACATCTCGTACCCTCTAATTTATctttattttttcataattttcttgGTTAAAAACGTATATAGGGGCAGCTAGGACTTACAAAACTGACTTGTAGTAGACCATTCGAGCACGTACACACTAGCACAAGGAAACTTCAAACCGACCTAAGCTAAGCTTTCCGAAAGTAATCACCGACAAGCTTGATCACACTTGTACCTAACCACACTAGCACTAGAACCTCCCACACGTATAACTAGTACTTGCCTAATTCAACACAACTACAACCATGCTTTCCATCATGTATAATACCGTGGTTTTGATTAATCCAACACAATTCTCCTGCGTGGTTCAGAAAAAATAGTTGATGTACGTATATCGAGTTGATGTGAGCCTCTTAAGCAAGGGAGGGGGTGTGGGTGAGGATGCACGAAATtacctactccctctgttcacttttataaggtgTTGTAGCATTTCAGACATCATGCAAAACAACTCAATTTGAGTTGTTTGAAACGACTTATaaaagtgaatggagggagtagcttaaTTGCATAGCGGGCACTAAAATGGGTGCCGCACTGCAGTAGCGCCGGCCACTTGGCTGACTGGGATACACTATGAGATCTATGGTATTGCGTGCAGGGCAGAAGAGAAGAATACTCACTCAAGTACATGATGTGATTGATATGGATGGGCAGCTGAGGAGTAGCTCCGTTCAGGATATACTCGATCGCAATATCAATGGAAGCATGAGTGATAGAAAATTCTTCGATATAGGAGCACATATCGTATATGTACCCACAGTTTTATTGAACTTTATATGCATGCGCAGTTGAAACGCCCATGGGAGGATATAtaagaggacaaggaggaggaaCCACTGGTGCCAATCGTTTGCTTCCCTCTATCCTCAAGTAGGTGAAACATAAACTTAGCTGAAAAATAATTTCGAAGTTTGCCCAAATATATAGAAGAGAAATATCAACAATATATTATGAAAATATATCTAAGGGTGAATGTATAGGTATTGATTTGGTATTGTTTATCTTCATATTTTTATATGTATTGTTTGGAAAATTAGAAACCTATCTGGAAACTAAGGGAGTATAACGTTTTCCTCGATTGCTCCAATGAGTTAAACAATTTTGCTAAAGCagatctagatgtgccataagtattgcataCTAAGTCCTATATCAATGATCTTCATAATTAAAGTGTTGGTTCATTGTCAAGCATCAGGAACTTCTAGCCTGTGTCGCACACAGTAGACAGCCAATAATGCAATTATTTTGGCAATATGTGAGCTGGTTGTGCCGTTGGTACATTATTGTCATGGCAATCTGAACAACTTATCATACGTCTATAGGTGTACAACTTCTCGACCATGGCAGATGGCCGGTAGTACTTCATATGTGCTAGGGTGTCTAATGAAAATTTAGTATTTCAAATATATAAGTCACCAAGCGTGGAAGAAGCTCCTCATTCCCTGTGATTATTAACTTTCGTGTTGCATTCTGCTATTCTCATTTTGTGACGGCGCGTGAGTGGGTCTGATTGATTTTTGTTTTATATCAAGGGATATGTTTCTCAGTTCTTAGCCAAGTCAGCACCTTACAATTGGACCCCACCTATCGGAGACACAATTAAACGGGGCAAAGCAAGCGATCAGTGCTTTCTGCAAAAGGTTTACTGGGAATGCAGTGATTTTTGCAATGGATTAACGACTTGGTGTTTTTTCTGCAAACCTAGCCGTAAATGTGGTTGTTTTTTGTAATTAACTCCTATTTCATTGGCTGGCGCATTAAATAGGATTTGCAGGTTGCTCTTTAAGAATTAACGACAAGCTCTTTAAGAATTAACGACATGGAAAACCAAGATAGTGGTTGGCTCCTCCCAATTTTCAAAGCAGGCCAAATTGGAGTAATTATTGCCAATGATCTTTGATGTAATATCCTTCATCCAATCTTCATGCACCTAGGTTGCAATGCAGCTCCTTAGATTCCTTATGCACCTAGATGGAGGGGGTATGATTTTTTCGACCCCGCACATGCAGGCCATCCGAAAATCATATGCCTATGGAGGTGGAGAAAAATAAGGGGAGAGGCTAAAGTCTAGGGTGAGGTTCAGTTGACATTAAGCGGGAAGATTAGCGCCTAAAGGGATCCATAGGACAAACATCAAATAGAGTGTAGGACAATTAGGTAACATGTCGTTTATAACTGTAGCACTGTTCCATATCCTTTGTCACAAAATATAGTGTGTGCTCGATATATTTTTTCAAAGTTAAACTTTGTAGACTTTGACCGAGTTTATAGAAAAACTTATTAACATTAGAAACACCAAATCAATACGATTAGATTCaacatgaaatatttttccatatGGTATATAATTGGTATTGAGATGTAGATAATTTTCTCTATAACTTAGTCAAAACTTACGAAGTTTAACTTCTTAGAACATCTCCAACGGGTTACACCAAATTGCTTCTAAATGTCCGGACTGGATGGTTGGGACACTTTTTACCATCCAACAGGGTACACCAAAGGTCGTGGACATGAATAAATATTCCAAATCCCATAAACCGATACCACATAAAGAAGTGGTTTGGGGGACTATGGACACCCCATGGACAAGCATTGGAGCCCACAACAAACCCatgttttcctcctcctcccttctctcccctctctcctctctccaTCGGACAGGGGGTGGGCATGTAGTGCACAGGGTTggatggtgcccccccccccccccccccccgccaataCGTTGTCCGTAGAGTGTCCACGGATGTTTGATGTGTCTGGCTTGATGCGGGTAATTGGAGTTGCCCTTAGAAAACAATGCACAACTGTATTGTGTGATGGTGGGAGTAATTAATTAACCTCGATTCCACGTGGCCACATGTTAATGCCATGCATTAATAACCTTAAAATTATTTAGGAGGTTGGTCCATCTTATGGAAAAGTCTATACCTCATCGTAGCGATGTATTTATATGTGCACCATACATCTGCATTGAAGAACTGAATAGGAAGAAACATATTTTTTGCTTGTAGAAGAAGAAGTAGATAAGGCCAACACGAATGGGGAGAGGGAGACACTATGTCGAGATGAGAAAGTGATGGATGCGGCTAAGGAGATGCGGGTAACCGCGAGTGAACAAGGCAGACACGCACTTCACATGAtctccccctgattttaaggggatgGGGCCGggtcttattttgttccaatcaaatcaagccacgtacgcgggagcacggatgggcgcacgtgcggggagcaggcaagtctcgtccacaCAACATATATAGCCTCTTCCTTATTAATTTAGTCCATATATTAGCCTTTCCCTTTCGTTTCTTATTTTTCTCACCATCTCTTTGATTTCCTTCCTTATTAGTAAGCCCACAAGTTTGCCTCTCTATTTTTCTTCCTTATTCCTTCCACGTCTCGTTTAATTTCCTTCCTTTTTAGTATAGCCCACAAATTAGCCTCTCTCTTTTCCTTTCTTATTTCTGCCAACGCCCCGTTTGATTCATGAGACGGCTTCGTGATACCTAGGGAATTTAAAGACGTACATAAATTGGTTAGATATGGTCTAaaatagcaaggtgggactaagTTGACATCTGTATCAACATTAATAGGAGCACACAACAGGATCTAGGTGGTTGGCTGTGTTATGATATAATCAACAGGAGGTCTTGAGATCGATTGCATTGACCAGCAATTATTTTTGCCTTATACTGCCGCGGCGCAAGAAACCTTAGCTGGGCCACGATTTGTGGGCCAATAATTCGCCTTGGGTTATTACAGGCATTTAACGCAATGATAACACAAATTGATGGTAGCTTAGATGGTACACATGTGCAACATTTATCCATAGGGCTCAAGTTCAATCCCCAGCATGAAATTCTTTATTGTTTTTACGTCGATAAAGATATAGATGACTCAAATATTAGGTAAAGAAACACACGTTGAAGAAataaatagtaccacctcggatatatTAAGAAAAATACCAAAATCAAGAAAAAAATCGGACAGGAAGAAGCGTATTATGACATAGGAAGAAAGcacattgtgacggtgaacccacggagtcaatccgtgctttattattaggcgAGAAGCTTACCGTCCATAGCGCTCAAAGAATACAATGCTCGGTTTGACTCTTTTTTACCGGATAAAGATATAGATGACTCAAATATTAGGTAAAGAAACACACCGTTGAAGAAataaatagtaccacctcggatatatTAAGAAAAATATCAAAATCAAGAAAAAAACGGACAGGAAGAA
This window contains:
- the LOC123131572 gene encoding thiosulfate sulfurtransferase 16, chloroplastic, with product MGSLRSSGSGAAVPVESVDPEAACALLASGQYGYVDVRMWEDFDKGHVAGARNVPYYLSVTPHGKEHNPHFVDQVAALHAKEDRFLVGCRSGIRSRLATADLVAAGFTNVKNLEGGYLSLLKSASYPQPAASHH